Genomic segment of Juglans microcarpa x Juglans regia isolate MS1-56 chromosome 7S, Jm3101_v1.0, whole genome shotgun sequence:
agtattagttatagtgatttagcataactatattagtataagttatagtgatttagagGAATCGCAACCCGTGCGCTAGGGCACAAACTGGGAGGGGAGCAAATCCCACGTACCCTTCCCTGTCAACGCATCCTCCCTCTGGAATAGAGAGCTCTACAGAATGGGTGATGCATTATGTGGACCTCAACTTCAATAGGTCCCACTTAGTCAGAGTGGAATGCCAAGTGAACCCTTCGAAGAATGGAGGGGCTCAGCCATCGAAAGGCTCCACAACGGCATGGGAAGAGACCCTCGCCAGAGTCTAGGTCAAAGATTGATTAGGGGTACATGAGGAGCCACAGTTCGCCATGGGAGAGGatgtgaaaaggaaaatgagagagaatgtgagaaggaaaatgagagagaatacGAAAAGGCAAGAAAAGATACGGCATGGACAGGGcgaatgaaatgaattaagaaagtgaaagaaaggaTAATGGTGAGGAAGTTCTTGGGAAGACAAATGATTGATAACGCCGACGATTACAATTCTTTTCAACGAGAAGAAGTGCGCGAACAATTACGTGACCACATTTTTTGGGCTACGACGATAAGTCAGGACCCACACCTTAGTTAATGTGGGCACTCAGCAGGGTAGAAGGAATGGAAGTTTGATGGGCCACTTACTTATGTGTCGCCTACTTAACCCAAGCCAGTGGGATAAGTTGCCTCCACCACCCCTAGCCAACGGGGTAAGGTGTCTTCACACGAAATAACAggatatgaaataaattaattccCTTTGTGCTAGCACATAGGAAATTAGCAAGGTAACTTGAAGGGATATTTAGGCCCCTTGGTGATAAGCCCACGACTAGTGGACGGGTTCAGCCCATGGGCCCAAGACTTGGTGACACATTGTCCAAGAGTCCATGTGACCCAGGGGCTTAACCGTGTGATATGATAACACCGGTAGGTCAGGATTGATTATCTCATTCGCTTGTTACGGAATTACTAGTCCTTTTCTATGTCTTCAACACCCATATAAATACAGTTAAAGGTAACACTAAACCCCAActtttgcttatatatatatatttagatcaagTTCCtttaacttaggcatcagagctTTCCTGGATGACCAGTGCCGCCTTTTCATCTATTGCAAGTCATTCGAgtagttggtggtgtgaaacacgtcctttacaTGTACTatctccaattatatcattcaCTTTATTCCATTGACGTGACATTACTTTGTGGTGACacgtaatttattaaaaaattaaaaataaaacataaaagaacTAAAGGAAACCTAGAGTTTCaatctttatctttttatatttttggacactaatttattttgattatatttttatttttattttttaataaatcacgtaATACTAAGTAGTGGTACTACGTAAATAGGATAAAACGAGCGATCTAACTAAGACGATGTAGTTGCAATTctctaattttatattaacGAGCGAgtacatttaataaataaaaaactcaaatcaAATTTAATCAAGTTGAATTGGTACTAGTATTTGAATAGCCTTGGCACTTGCAACCCTACGAATTGTACTCATAAAAGTGGGGCAAGGTAATCAATGTCTTTTACATAAGACTGGTGTTTGTCTCCCATGGAAAACCGCGTGCCAACTTCCTAGacattttagaagaaaaataaacaacagagcaaaacaaaacaaaacgagGAAACGTAGGAAACTCGCATATTACGAGATAAAAGGATATGCACGCGGTAGAGTAATGTTTTTGACTTGGTTCGGCTCCTCCCCAGTGAGCTGCTCCCTTTATTTAATTCGACATCTCAGCATGAACTGTATACCCAACATACTTTCTTCTTTACTCAGTCCACACGTCCCCCCGCCCACCCTCCTTCCAATGAAGAAAGAACCCTTCTAACTTCTAAGTTCTAAATAATACCcactcccccttcctcctctaTCAACTCTCAGCTGCCACAGCTTACATTCTCTCTCGCGCATAACCATTCCGAGCTACGAAGAAGAAACAGGGGAATCAACTTCAGATAGACATCAGGTGCATACCAATCTGTTCAATATCCACTCCCATCGAGTTCCACAATCTTCCCAACTCACCAAATGGCCGAACGAGTCCACCCGCATGACTCGCCCCCACTGGCACCTGCACTCGACGAAACCTTCTCCGACAGCTCTGAGACTGCGCTCAAACCCGCCCCTACGTATTCCGAGAAACCAGTGCCTCAGCCCGGAACCTATGTGATCCACATCCCCAAGGACCAGGTCTACCGTGTCCCTCCACCCGAGAACGCTCGCCGCTACAAGAACCTCGCTGGCCGTGGAAACCGCCGTCCACCCTGCTGCCTCTGCCTTTGCTGGTTCCTCGCACTCACTGCCATCTTCCTGGTCCTCGTCGCCGTCGCCGCAGGCATCTTCTACCTCGTCGTCAAGCCCGAATCGCCGAACTACTCGGTCAACGCAATCGCCATCAGGGGCCTCAACCTGACAACGGCGACATCGTCTTCTTCGATCCTCACGGTCTCGCCTGAGCTCGATGTCACCGTCAGAGCGGATAACCCCAACGACAAGATCGGAATCCACTACCAGAAGGACAGCTCCGTCGAGATCTACTATACGGACGTTAAACTGTGCAACGGCGCATTGCCGGCATTTTACCAGCCGTCGAACAACGTGACGGTCTTCCGGACGGCGCTAAAAGGGACCCGGATCGAGTTATCGAGCAGGGTGAAGAGCTCGTTGGTGGAGGCGCAGACGCGAGGTAACGTACCGTTAGAGTTGAAAATAAGAGCGCCGGTTAAGATCAAGGTGGGGTCCGTTAAGACGTGGACGATTACCGTTAAAGTGGACTGTGACTTAACGGTGGATAAATTAACGGCGAACGCGAAGATCGTTTCCAATGAATGTGACTATGGTGTGGATCTTTGGTAGAAAAAGTACGGAGAGACGTGTTCAATATGGTGTTTTTGTTGATTTGGTCCACAGTTAGGATGTCGGTACACATGcattgcttatatttttatattctttctaaggtttgtaattgttttttagCTGTTTACACATGATTGTTCATCAATTAAACATTAATAtacatagaattttttttcccaaatttgAAGTTCTATTGGCATATTATGAAGATGTAATTCTAAATCTCCTATACCACGTACGGCTTACGTGACatgatttgttttgaaagataaattttaaaatttaaatattataaataaaatattatcatttaagtgatgtaaaTAGTATGTTCCACACACcaacttgagaatagaataattatattatgaaatattgttaAGGTGAATTcaagattaaattattaatgccATAATAATTCAACCCGAGTGATGTTttgaaatattgttttattttatataatatttttttattttgaaaaattatatcaacATTGGGCATTGCGTTAACTTAGTTTAcaagttatataatttatgatttatgGATATTAATGAGATTAATAGATAGAAGGTATAAATCATAATTCCATGCTTATAAATTATTCATTCATAGTTGGTGATAAAATtgagcattttattttataagactAGCAATTAGCATGTCAAtcataaatgattttatttaattgtgaaTGTGGTAATTCTAATTGAAATATTGACACACTTTGAAGTATATCACTACAACAATAGAGACCCAGCGTTTTTACatttgttgcaaaaaaaaaaaatgacgcaaTAAGTTCTTTTTTGCTTCAGATTCGAAATCGCCGTTGAATAATAGCGCAGAGACATGAACATAGCACGAGTGAACAATGAGTTTCCCCAGTTGCAACGACATTTGTATTTATTACGGCTAAATATTTCGCCGCAATGAACTGACATCTATACTGTTGACCATTTTCTTCGTGTTTAAGGATTTATTACggcgatttttttaaaaacgcTGCAATAAATCTTAAACACGATTTTTTTCCCCTCACGATTTCCGTACTACTCATTCTCCCATTGCTTCCCACATCCTcctccctctatttttttgttttgatgttcCCTTCCCAAATCGATGACCACTTCTACCAAGCAGGATCCTGAAGGTTTGGGCCCCCAACCATAAGGTAGGCATAAGAAAATCTCGACCCCTGTGTCCTGCCTTCCATCTTTAATCTGTAAAaaattctttggattttttaCGGTTTATTTCTCGAAATTGTGGCTGTTATCTTAATTACATTCTATTCGGCACAGCTATCCTTTCAATATTGTGAGAATCCATACTTGGAGGAAGGAACCCACCATTAGCCAATACCTCGATTTGGAAAAGGAGCTAGAAAGCCGAATAGGACAGTTAATTAGATCCTGCATTAAggtaatttttcttgaaattcaaCATTGAATATTGATGCCCTGTATATTGCCAATACTCACCGTGCATCCACGAATTGTTCATGGAGTTAATCATCAAACTATAACGTCATTAGAGATCACCCTTTGTGAAATTCTTGTGATGTAATGATTCAGGCCTGGGTTTGTAGAGTTAGGTTGCTGTAGACTTGGGTTTTTCTTCTGCAGATCACAAATAGACAGGTCTAACAAAGCGACCTAGTC
This window contains:
- the LOC121241310 gene encoding NDR1/HIN1-like protein 13, whose translation is MAERVHPHDSPPLAPALDETFSDSSETALKPAPTYSEKPVPQPGTYVIHIPKDQVYRVPPPENARRYKNLAGRGNRRPPCCLCLCWFLALTAIFLVLVAVAAGIFYLVVKPESPNYSVNAIAIRGLNLTTATSSSSILTVSPELDVTVRADNPNDKIGIHYQKDSSVEIYYTDVKLCNGALPAFYQPSNNVTVFRTALKGTRIELSSRVKSSLVEAQTRGNVPLELKIRAPVKIKVGSVKTWTITVKVDCDLTVDKLTANAKIVSNECDYGVDLW